A window from Vulpes lagopus strain Blue_001 chromosome 23, ASM1834538v1, whole genome shotgun sequence encodes these proteins:
- the LOC121481357 gene encoding RWD domain-containing protein 1-like, whose amino-acid sequence MGTKGFTEFLRVLVNSKRTDFRITARSSATSWRPWSPSTPTPSQKEVAELLPTLTGASASQGWSEAQAFLRGSAAITVLSENPPSFTITVTSEAGENDETVQTTLKFTYSEKYPDEAPLYEIFSQENLEDNDVSDILKLLALQAEENLGMVMIFTLVTAVQEKLNEIVDQIKTRREEEKKQKEKEAEEAEKQLFHGTPVTIENFLSWKAKFDAELLEIKKKRMKEEEQAGKNKLSGKQLFETDHNLDTSDIQFLEDAGNNVEVDESLFQEMDDLELEDDEDDPDYNPADPESDLTD is encoded by the exons ATGGGCACCAAAGGATTTACAGAATTTCTAAGAGTGCTGGTGAATTCCAAGAGGACTGACTTCAGG ATTACGGCGAGGAGCAGCGCAACGAGCTGGAGGCCCTGGAGTCCTTCTACCCCGACTCCTTCACAGAAAGAGGTTGCTGAGCTGCTGCCAACCTTGACAGGGGCCAGTGCTTCCCAGGGCTGGAGTGAGGCACAGGCTTTTCTCAGGGGCTCAGCAGCAATCACAGTATTATCAGAAAATCCACCCAGTTTCACCATTACTGTGACATCTGAGGCTGGAGAAAATGATGAAACTGTCCAGACTACCCTCAAGTTTACATACAGTGAAAAATACCCAGATGAAGCCCCTCTTTATGAAATATTCTCCCAGGAAAATCTAGAAGATAATGATGtctcagatattttaaaactattagcGTTACAGGCAGAAGAAAACCTTGGTATGGTAATGATCTTTACTTTAGTGACAGCTgtgcaagaaaaattaaatgaaatagtagatcaaataaaaactagaagagaagaagaaaagaaacaaaaagagaaagaggcagaagaagcTGAAAAGCAATTATTTCATGGCACTCCTGTCACAATTGAGAATTTCTTAAGTTGGAAGGCCAAGTTTGATGCAGaactcttagaaattaaaaagaaacgaatgaaagaagaagaacaagcaggaaaaaataaattaagtgggAAACAGCTATTTGAAACAGATCATAATCTTGACACATCTGATATCCAGTTTTTGGAAGATGCTGGAAACAATGTGGAGGTAGATGAATCCCTGTTCCAGGAAATGGATGACTTGGAGCTAGAGGATGATGAGGATGATCCAGACTATAATCCTGCTGACCCAGAGAGTGATTTGACTGACTAA